In Phenylobacterium koreense, one DNA window encodes the following:
- a CDS encoding cytochrome b/b6 domain-containing protein, with protein sequence MPSSAVLVRRHSLIVRLTHWINVLALLVLLASGLQIFNAHPALYWGDVSTFAQPWAAMVAGERGDQAVGVTRIGSAMFETTGLFGFSGGEVRGFPAWATLPSYRSLADGRRWHFFFAWIFALNGLVYLLAAFAGGHLRRDLLPGRDQLAPGHIWREVVDHSRLRFAKGEAARRYNVLQKLSYLAVVLILLPLMVLTGLSMSPGMNAGFPWLPELFGGRQSARTIHFLTASLLVLFVLVHVLMVLLSSPWNSLRAMVTGQFAIRQEGGR encoded by the coding sequence ATGCCGTCCTCGGCCGTCCTTGTTCGACGCCACAGCCTGATCGTGCGGTTGACCCACTGGATCAATGTCCTGGCCCTGCTGGTGCTGCTGGCCAGCGGCTTGCAGATCTTCAACGCCCATCCGGCGCTCTATTGGGGAGACGTCTCGACCTTCGCCCAGCCTTGGGCGGCGATGGTCGCCGGGGAGCGCGGCGATCAGGCCGTCGGCGTGACCAGGATCGGATCGGCGATGTTCGAGACCACCGGCCTGTTCGGCTTTTCGGGCGGCGAGGTCCGGGGCTTTCCCGCCTGGGCGACCCTGCCGAGCTATCGCAGCCTGGCCGATGGCCGACGCTGGCACTTCTTCTTCGCCTGGATCTTCGCGCTGAACGGCCTCGTCTATCTGCTCGCCGCGTTTGCCGGCGGCCACCTGCGCCGTGACCTGCTGCCGGGCCGCGACCAGCTTGCGCCCGGCCACATCTGGCGCGAGGTCGTCGACCATAGCCGCCTTCGGTTCGCCAAGGGCGAGGCGGCGCGGCGCTACAACGTGCTCCAGAAGCTGAGCTATCTGGCGGTGGTGCTGATTCTCCTGCCGCTGATGGTGCTGACCGGGCTTTCCATGTCGCCAGGCATGAACGCCGGATTTCCCTGGCTGCCGGAGCTCTTTGGCGGGCGGCAGTCGGCGCGGACGATCCACTTCCTCACCGCCAGCCTGTTGGTGCTGTTCGTGCTCGTCCATGTGCTGATGGTGCTTCTCTCCAGCCCCTGGAACAGCCTGCGCGCCATGGTCACCGGGCAGTTTGCGATTCGGCAGGAGGGCGGCCGATGA
- a CDS encoding alkylphosphonate utilization protein, translating into MVEVRDSVGNVLADGDSVTLIKDLKVKGAGQTLKRGTVIRSIRLTGDDQEIDCRHESIKGLVLRAEFVKKL; encoded by the coding sequence GTGGTGGAGGTGCGCGATTCCGTCGGCAACGTCCTGGCGGATGGTGACAGCGTCACCCTGATCAAGGATCTGAAGGTGAAGGGCGCGGGCCAGACCCTGAAGCGCGGGACGGTCATCCGCTCGATCCGTCTGACCGGCGATGATCAGGAGATCGACTGTCGGCACGAGTCCATCAAGGGCCTCGTGCTGCGCGCCGAGTTCGTCAAGAAGCTCTAG
- a CDS encoding thioesterase family protein, with product MSDGVEVWSGGVNTWECDEMGHLNVRFWGAKAQEGLAGLAAQLGMPRAFAADGEATVIVREQHIRFLREAHAGAALSMTGGVVEMGETDARLILVIRHPDGRPAATFQLVVEHVTSKEMRPFAWSAPIRERAAGLMTKVPDFAAARSIDLSPVTSTASLQRALGLDLKRIGLGVIGPAECDVFGRMRPEIFIGRVSDGVGRLFGETRPGPASLAEDEPQPRIGGAVLEYRVLHLAWPEAGDGVELRSGFAGCDARTRRVIHWMVDPQSGRPWASAEAVVISFDLDKRKVVDISQAAQEVYRAASPKGLAL from the coding sequence GTGTCTGACGGCGTGGAAGTCTGGAGCGGCGGCGTCAACACCTGGGAATGCGACGAGATGGGCCACCTGAACGTGCGGTTCTGGGGCGCCAAGGCGCAGGAGGGCCTGGCTGGCCTGGCCGCGCAGCTCGGCATGCCTCGCGCGTTCGCCGCCGACGGCGAAGCGACGGTGATCGTCCGCGAGCAGCACATCCGCTTCCTGCGCGAGGCGCATGCGGGCGCGGCGCTGAGCATGACCGGCGGCGTGGTCGAAATGGGCGAGACCGACGCGCGGCTGATCCTGGTCATCCGCCATCCCGACGGACGGCCCGCGGCCACCTTCCAATTGGTCGTCGAGCACGTCACGAGCAAGGAGATGCGCCCCTTCGCCTGGTCGGCGCCCATCCGCGAACGCGCGGCCGGCCTGATGACCAAGGTCCCCGACTTCGCAGCCGCCCGTAGCATCGACCTTTCGCCGGTGACCTCGACCGCCAGTCTGCAACGGGCGCTGGGGCTGGACCTGAAGCGCATCGGCCTCGGAGTGATCGGACCGGCGGAATGCGACGTGTTCGGACGCATGCGCCCGGAGATCTTCATCGGCCGGGTGTCGGACGGGGTGGGCCGGCTGTTCGGCGAGACCCGGCCTGGCCCGGCCAGCCTCGCCGAGGACGAGCCGCAGCCGCGGATCGGCGGGGCGGTGCTGGAATACCGGGTGCTGCACCTGGCCTGGCCGGAAGCCGGCGACGGCGTCGAACTGCGCTCCGGCTTTGCGGGCTGCGACGCCCGGACCCGCCGGGTGATCCACTGGATGGTCGATCCGCAAAGCGGCCGGCCATGGGCCAGCGCCGAGGCGGTGGTGATCTCCTTCGACCTCGACAAGCGCAAGGTCGTGGACATCTCGCAGGCGGCGCAGGAGGTCTACCGCGCCGCCTCCCCCAAGGGCCTGGCGCTTTAG
- a CDS encoding alpha/beta fold hydrolase — MDSALTDAPRARLFELAGRGGAMAALEFGDASRPVDIVFVHANGFNARTYRAILEPLARDYRILAVDQRGHGRSTLPAETEGRTSWNGLRDDLLALLDTLDLGDVVLSGHSMGGTACVLAQAEDSRRIRSLVLFDPVVTPGPSKVDPAQFANSPMVQGALKRRSVFPDRAAVVAAYTGRGAFKTWPPEMLADYVADGFRERPDGEVELSCSPAWEASNFSSHAHDTWGAFEAARVPMRIFRAAQGSTCREDPRLDALVAAGRIQMETVPGTTHFVPMERPDLVQAALRKAVG, encoded by the coding sequence ATGGATTCGGCTTTGACGGATGCGCCCCGGGCGCGTCTTTTCGAACTTGCGGGCCGCGGCGGGGCCATGGCGGCGCTCGAGTTCGGGGACGCCTCCCGCCCGGTGGACATCGTTTTCGTCCACGCCAACGGTTTCAACGCCCGGACCTATCGCGCGATCCTTGAGCCGCTGGCCCGGGACTATCGGATCCTGGCGGTCGACCAGCGTGGTCATGGCCGTTCGACCCTGCCGGCCGAGACCGAGGGGCGGACCTCCTGGAACGGCCTGCGCGACGACCTGCTGGCGCTGCTCGACACCCTGGACCTGGGCGATGTCGTCCTCTCGGGACACTCGATGGGCGGCACCGCCTGCGTCCTGGCCCAGGCCGAAGATTCGCGCCGCATCCGCAGTCTGGTCTTGTTCGATCCCGTCGTGACGCCGGGCCCGAGCAAGGTCGATCCGGCCCAGTTCGCCAACTCGCCGATGGTCCAGGGCGCTCTGAAGCGCCGGTCGGTGTTCCCGGACCGGGCGGCCGTCGTGGCCGCCTATACGGGGCGCGGCGCCTTCAAGACCTGGCCGCCCGAAATGCTCGCCGACTATGTGGCCGACGGCTTCCGCGAGCGCCCTGACGGCGAGGTCGAGCTTTCATGCTCGCCGGCCTGGGAGGCGTCGAATTTCAGCTCCCACGCCCACGACACCTGGGGCGCCTTCGAGGCCGCCAGGGTCCCGATGCGCATCTTCCGCGCCGCCCAGGGCTCCACCTGCCGCGAAGATCCGCGGCTGGACGCCCTGGTCGCCGCCGGCCGTATCCAGATGGAGACCGTGCCGGGCACGACCCACTTCGTGCCCATGGAACGGCCGGACCTCGTCCAGGCCGCCCTGCGCAAGGCGGTCGGCTAA
- the mnmD gene encoding tRNA (5-methylaminomethyl-2-thiouridine)(34)-methyltransferase MnmD has protein sequence MSTQSPLTWTEDGQPRSRLYGDVYFSAEDGLAESRAVFLQGCGLPGAWQGRGRFVVGELGFGSGLNILALMELWRRTTQPDARLHVFSIEAHPITGAEAAQALARWPELSDLVELLVARWPGRARGFHRIEIPEARTTIDLAVMDVEAALGAWTGKADAWFLDGFSPALNPAMWREEIMALVAQRSAPGARAATFTVAGAVRRGLAAAGFEVEKRPGFGRKRERLEARLPGHAPPPSPRTAAIIGAGVAGASLARAFRALGVEPILIDAEGAGAGASGNPAGLVTPRLDAGLGPIAELFAQSLRRAGALYEATPDVVIARGVLQLAQDDRDPARFAKIAASDLFEPGDLTPREASSDAPAALAMSRALVAQPTSILKAWTGQVLRARVVEVQASGSGWRLIGEEGETLLEAGVVVLAAGAGLGDFGLTPTVTPVRGQASWMANAPPPPAAMAWGGYIVPTRDGLLFGATHDRGQTSTEVRQDDHERNLATLAERLPATAASLAGEPLEGRASIRATTSDHLPLAGAIGGRAGLYVLGGLGSRGLCLAPLLAEHVAALALDAPSPLPEAVAAIVDPDRFRKRAERKGRNPA, from the coding sequence ATGAGCACGCAATCGCCGCTGACCTGGACCGAGGACGGCCAGCCCAGATCCCGTCTCTATGGCGACGTGTACTTCTCGGCGGAGGACGGCCTGGCCGAATCGCGGGCCGTATTCCTGCAGGGCTGCGGCCTTCCCGGCGCCTGGCAGGGGCGGGGACGTTTCGTGGTCGGCGAGCTGGGTTTCGGCTCGGGCCTGAACATCCTGGCCCTGATGGAGCTGTGGCGACGCACTACGCAGCCCGACGCGAGGTTGCACGTCTTCAGCATCGAGGCCCACCCGATCACCGGGGCCGAGGCCGCCCAGGCCCTGGCTCGCTGGCCTGAGCTGTCGGACCTCGTGGAGCTGCTGGTCGCCCGTTGGCCGGGGCGCGCGCGCGGCTTCCACCGGATCGAGATTCCCGAGGCCCGAACGACCATCGACCTGGCGGTGATGGACGTCGAGGCGGCGCTCGGCGCCTGGACCGGCAAGGCAGACGCCTGGTTCCTCGACGGCTTTTCCCCCGCTCTCAACCCGGCCATGTGGCGCGAAGAGATCATGGCGCTGGTGGCGCAGCGGTCCGCGCCCGGCGCTCGGGCCGCGACCTTCACGGTCGCCGGCGCGGTTCGCCGAGGCCTGGCCGCCGCCGGCTTCGAGGTCGAGAAGCGCCCAGGTTTCGGCCGCAAGCGCGAGCGGCTGGAGGCGCGCCTACCCGGTCACGCGCCGCCGCCTTCGCCGCGCACCGCGGCGATCATCGGCGCCGGCGTCGCGGGCGCCTCCCTGGCGCGGGCCTTCAGGGCCCTGGGCGTCGAACCGATCCTGATCGACGCCGAAGGCGCGGGCGCAGGCGCGTCGGGGAATCCGGCCGGCCTGGTGACGCCGCGGCTGGACGCAGGGCTCGGTCCGATCGCCGAACTCTTCGCCCAATCGCTGCGGCGGGCCGGCGCGCTCTACGAGGCCACGCCCGACGTGGTGATCGCCCGTGGCGTGCTGCAATTGGCGCAGGACGATCGCGACCCGGCGCGCTTCGCCAAGATCGCGGCATCTGACCTCTTCGAACCAGGCGACCTGACGCCCCGCGAGGCTTCGTCGGACGCGCCGGCGGCGCTGGCGATGAGCCGCGCCCTGGTGGCGCAGCCGACCTCGATCCTCAAGGCCTGGACCGGCCAGGTTCTACGGGCCCGCGTCGTCGAAGTGCAGGCGAGCGGGAGCGGCTGGCGTCTCATAGGCGAGGAGGGCGAGACCCTGCTGGAGGCCGGCGTCGTGGTCCTGGCCGCCGGCGCGGGCCTGGGAGATTTCGGCTTGACGCCGACGGTCACGCCGGTCCGCGGCCAAGCAAGCTGGATGGCGAACGCACCGCCGCCGCCCGCGGCCATGGCCTGGGGCGGATATATCGTGCCGACCCGCGATGGACTGTTGTTCGGCGCGACCCACGACCGGGGTCAGACCTCCACGGAGGTTCGCCAGGATGATCACGAGCGCAACCTGGCCACCCTGGCCGAGCGGCTGCCGGCCACCGCCGCCAGCCTCGCGGGCGAACCGCTGGAAGGTCGCGCATCGATTCGGGCGACCACCAGCGACCACCTGCCGCTGGCCGGCGCCATAGGCGGGCGCGCCGGGCTTTACGTGCTGGGCGGGCTCGGCTCGCGCGGCCTTTGCCTGGCGCCGCTGCTGGCCGAGCACGTTGCGGCCCTGGCGCTCGATGCGCCCTCCCCGCTGCCGGAAGCCGTGGCCGCGATCGTCGATCCCGACCGATTTCGAAAGCGCGCGGAACGCAAAGGCCGCAATCCGGCTTAA
- a CDS encoding DUF6491 family protein, with protein MIRASLGAGCAALLLLAACATRDTDGRQSAAGDNARRQCFWAQSVSGFSAIDDQTVIVTVGVNNAFRLDLFSRCPDVDWNQRIALVSRGGSSICSGLDATIITRGPGGMQQRCQVRTVTKLTPEEAAALRARPRSR; from the coding sequence GTGATCCGAGCATCCTTAGGGGCGGGCTGCGCCGCCCTTCTCCTGCTGGCGGCGTGCGCCACCAGGGACACCGACGGACGGCAGTCGGCGGCCGGCGATAACGCCAGACGACAGTGTTTCTGGGCTCAAAGCGTCAGCGGCTTCAGCGCCATCGACGACCAGACGGTCATTGTCACGGTCGGGGTGAACAACGCCTTCCGCCTCGACCTGTTCAGTCGCTGCCCGGACGTAGACTGGAACCAGCGTATCGCCCTGGTTTCGCGCGGGGGCTCGTCCATCTGCTCGGGCCTGGACGCGACCATCATAACCCGCGGCCCGGGCGGCATGCAGCAGCGGTGCCAGGTGCGGACGGTCACCAAGCTCACGCCCGAGGAGGCGGCGGCCCTGCGGGCCCGACCAAGGTCGAGATGA
- a CDS encoding TonB-dependent receptor — MLKSRYFCGGSLLAVALAISATSAQAQQASTVEEVVVTGSFIAGTPEDAAVPVDVIGSKELEARGSPTMVQFIKTIPSSGAVIGENNRFGSGSGAATINLRSLNSAATGARTLVLFNGRRVPVSEQGNGSVDINLLPSAAIGRVEVLKDGAAATYGSDAIAGVVNFITRNDLDGFELSGQYQFIDGSDGDYELSAAWGKKWERADALVTLGYRRRSELPIFERDWAIRTGVDGFLENPLGGWAATGNPGGYNYATTAPVGSPNSGFTSASFTGTLPDIGCAANGGAPYSLTTLIGTRTVRPDSSVCNFQYTTFDNLVENEHHYSAYGKFNFDVTDNISANIEVLYAMHDTPLQSWAVTGPNQFPAPQLPSGASPGGGVSPIPATGTGEQSRFFIPNTNPGLLALISQVSAANCTGTALPYGVDAASCAAGLALAQAGLANAGAYGVAASQSVWRPIGFGGNPYNDDRHAHYSYKVDTARVAGGFKGKFDNGIGFDLSLTYQKQDYNYNLEDLSVNRLQLALRGFGSRDGAANQCTAAETNNFTTNAGNASMGCYYFNPFTNAFAESLAQVGPNPFYIANSTIPGFNEAADARGDVVAWMDEKQRNHRSAELFVADLVLNGQLPWGLGWGGDQISWAWGAQYRYDRTISNPDVLYDANATPCVDSPPFGDGSPFCPTTANGPFLFNANLRPFDVNRKISSTFAEVLVPITEDLELTLAGRYEYYESQDETFNPKAAVRWQALDWLALRGSLGTTYRAPAATITTDNFSRGLTNANGTYRANDLFGNPDLKPETAFTYNVGAAVNFPNFRATLDYWSFDFDDPMTSETTADLLNVMFPGGSATGNCGNPAYAAVEARFTFSGSCGRANILSYRTQYINGGNVKTKGLDFQANLDVGEVLGGDFTAGFDGTYLLKYDEAPYMIEGFPSNSAGVQERAGTYRASLFTGYNRLRANGFLNWSRGIHNLRWQTRFISSTTHVETNPIALAAALKTDGTKIPEYWQHDLTYRVELPRNVTATLTVQNIFDEDPPFALGTQYNYDPGSGNPLGRVYAVSLKARF, encoded by the coding sequence ATGTTGAAGAGCAGATATTTCTGCGGCGGCTCTCTATTGGCTGTCGCCCTGGCGATTTCCGCCACATCGGCGCAGGCCCAGCAAGCGTCCACCGTCGAGGAGGTGGTCGTCACCGGGTCGTTCATCGCGGGTACGCCGGAAGACGCGGCCGTGCCGGTCGACGTGATCGGCTCCAAGGAACTGGAAGCCCGCGGTTCGCCGACGATGGTCCAGTTCATCAAGACCATTCCGTCGTCGGGCGCGGTGATCGGCGAGAACAACCGTTTCGGTTCGGGCTCGGGCGCGGCCACCATCAACCTGCGCAGCCTGAATTCCGCGGCCACCGGCGCGCGCACCCTGGTGCTCTTCAACGGACGGCGGGTCCCGGTCTCCGAACAGGGGAACGGCTCGGTCGACATCAACCTCCTGCCTTCGGCCGCGATCGGCCGGGTCGAGGTGCTTAAGGACGGCGCGGCCGCGACCTACGGCTCCGACGCCATCGCCGGCGTCGTCAACTTCATCACCCGGAACGATCTCGACGGCTTCGAGCTGAGCGGTCAGTACCAGTTCATCGACGGTTCGGACGGCGACTACGAGCTGTCGGCGGCCTGGGGCAAGAAGTGGGAGCGCGCCGACGCCCTGGTCACCCTGGGCTATCGTCGGCGGTCCGAACTGCCGATCTTCGAGCGCGACTGGGCGATCCGCACCGGCGTTGACGGCTTCCTGGAAAATCCGCTGGGCGGATGGGCGGCCACCGGCAACCCCGGCGGCTACAACTATGCGACCACCGCTCCGGTGGGCTCGCCGAACTCCGGCTTCACTTCCGCGAGCTTCACCGGAACCCTGCCGGATATCGGCTGCGCGGCCAATGGCGGCGCGCCCTACAGCCTGACCACCCTTATCGGCACGCGCACGGTCAGGCCCGATTCCTCGGTCTGTAACTTCCAGTACACGACCTTCGACAACCTGGTGGAGAACGAGCACCACTACTCGGCCTACGGCAAGTTCAACTTCGACGTCACCGACAATATCTCGGCGAATATCGAAGTGCTCTACGCCATGCACGATACGCCGTTGCAGAGCTGGGCGGTCACCGGGCCGAACCAGTTCCCGGCGCCGCAACTGCCCTCCGGCGCTTCGCCGGGCGGCGGGGTTTCGCCCATTCCGGCGACGGGTACGGGCGAGCAGTCGCGCTTCTTCATCCCCAACACCAACCCCGGCCTCCTGGCGCTGATCTCGCAGGTGAGCGCGGCCAACTGCACCGGCACGGCGCTGCCTTACGGCGTCGATGCGGCGAGCTGCGCCGCGGGTCTGGCGCTCGCGCAGGCCGGCCTCGCCAACGCCGGCGCCTACGGCGTCGCGGCGAGCCAGAGCGTCTGGCGCCCGATCGGCTTCGGCGGCAATCCGTATAACGACGATAGGCATGCCCACTACAGCTACAAGGTCGATACGGCCCGCGTGGCCGGCGGCTTCAAGGGCAAGTTCGACAACGGTATCGGCTTCGACCTGTCGCTGACCTATCAGAAGCAGGACTACAACTATAACCTGGAAGACCTGTCGGTTAACCGCCTGCAGCTCGCGCTGCGCGGCTTCGGCAGCCGCGATGGCGCGGCCAACCAGTGTACGGCGGCGGAAACCAACAACTTCACGACCAACGCCGGCAATGCGTCGATGGGTTGCTATTACTTCAACCCGTTCACCAACGCCTTCGCCGAAAGCTTGGCCCAGGTCGGCCCCAACCCGTTCTACATCGCCAACTCGACCATCCCCGGCTTCAACGAAGCCGCCGACGCCCGCGGCGACGTGGTCGCCTGGATGGACGAGAAGCAGCGCAACCACCGTTCCGCCGAGCTGTTCGTCGCCGACCTGGTCCTGAACGGTCAACTGCCGTGGGGCCTGGGCTGGGGCGGCGACCAGATCTCCTGGGCCTGGGGCGCGCAGTACCGGTACGACCGGACGATCTCGAACCCGGACGTGCTCTACGACGCCAACGCCACGCCCTGCGTGGACTCGCCGCCCTTCGGCGACGGCTCGCCCTTCTGTCCGACGACGGCGAACGGGCCCTTCCTGTTCAACGCCAACCTGCGTCCCTTCGACGTGAACCGGAAGATCAGCTCGACCTTCGCCGAGGTGCTGGTGCCGATCACCGAGGACCTCGAGCTCACCCTGGCCGGCCGCTACGAATATTATGAGAGCCAGGACGAGACCTTCAATCCGAAGGCCGCCGTCCGCTGGCAGGCCCTCGACTGGCTGGCGCTCCGCGGATCGCTGGGCACCACCTATCGCGCTCCGGCGGCGACCATCACCACCGACAACTTCTCGCGCGGCCTGACCAACGCCAACGGCACCTATCGAGCCAACGACCTGTTCGGCAACCCGGACCTGAAGCCCGAAACCGCCTTCACCTACAATGTCGGCGCGGCGGTCAACTTCCCGAACTTCCGGGCCACCCTGGACTACTGGAGCTTCGACTTCGACGACCCGATGACCTCGGAAACCACGGCGGACCTGCTGAACGTCATGTTCCCCGGTGGTTCGGCGACCGGTAACTGCGGCAACCCGGCCTATGCGGCCGTCGAGGCTCGCTTCACCTTCTCCGGCTCTTGTGGACGGGCGAACATCCTCTCGTACCGCACCCAGTACATCAACGGCGGCAACGTGAAGACCAAGGGCCTCGACTTCCAGGCCAACCTGGACGTCGGTGAAGTGCTTGGGGGTGACTTCACCGCCGGCTTCGACGGGACCTACCTGCTGAAGTACGACGAGGCGCCCTACATGATCGAGGGCTTCCCCTCGAACAGCGCGGGCGTGCAGGAGCGGGCCGGCACCTACCGGGCCTCGCTGTTCACCGGCTACAACAGGCTGCGGGCCAACGGCTTCCTGAACTGGTCGCGTGGCATCCACAACCTGCGTTGGCAGACCCGGTTCATCTCCTCGACCACCCACGTGGAGACGAATCCGATCGCCCTGGCTGCGGCGCTCAAGACCGATGGGACCAAGATCCCGGAATACTGGCAGCACGACCTGACCTATCGGGTCGAACTTCCGCGGAACGTCACCGCGACCCTGACGGTCCAGAACATCTTCGATGAGGACCCGCCGTTCGCGCTGGGCACCCAGTACAACTACGACCCGGGCAGCGGGAACCCGCTCGGCCGCGTCTACGCCGTGTCACTCAAAGCGCGCTTCTAG